TCTAAAAACTCTAAAAACATAGCCTGTATAATCTCCAAATATAGCTCTTTAAATGTTCCCCCTGATACCCAAATTACAAAACCACAGGATCTCCCCATGATGGCGCTTGTAGAAAGACTCATTTTCTTGGTCAATCGATCAAGAGGTCCCACCAGTAGATGATAATAAAGTGACGTCTGATAGACCCTGTTCATCTACACCACAAATGATGGCACCACTTCCAGAGAAGACCCAGATTCTACACCATGAATAATGGCACCATTTCCAGAGAACACCTGACTTCTACACCATGAATGATGGCACCATTTCCAGAGAACACCTGACTTCTGCACCATGAATGATGGCACCATTTCCAGAGAAGACCTGACTTCTACACCATGAATGATGGCACCATTTCCAGAGAAGACCTGACTTCTGCACCATGAATGATGGGACCATTTCCAGAGAAGACCTGACTTCTACACCATGAATGATGGAAACACTTCCAGAGAAAGAAATATTGTAGAGTTTAGATTAAGAAAATCTACTGATAAAACCCATAATTGTCATCTACAATCATATCTTTACATTATATGCTTACATTCATCTGCTGAGTAGGAAGCGTTAGCACAATATGTGGGTGACACTGCAACTATAACCCCTGGGATACTCATTACTAATTAGTAGAGTGATTAGAAAAATGATGATATGCCTATAGTTAGACAGAGAAAGAGTGAGAACAGGGTGAGGTTCTGTGCGTATTTTTAGAGCATATTCGGCACTCATCAACGCACTCGACTAAAGCTTCCTCGATGGTACaaacttatgtttttttttatactcacAGGCACATGACGTTGAAGCCTTAGATTAACAGATAAGATAAGatcatttcttttaaatgatatatttactATAATGATCATCGACTTGAATCCCTATTCCATTCCAGCCTTGGTTTCCCTTCTACCAAAATCATGAGGCCCAGTGAGTCGTATTATGAAGAGTATTTCTCGTTTGATACATTATTTCCTTTCGAAAACAATCGAGTACTTTGATTATCTCAAGAGACTCCAAAGGGAACCTAAAGATACTCTTGTGTGAACACAAGTGCTGCGTTCTTGAGAGCTTTTGTTTCGGGGAGAGATATTCATGTTCTTTAGATACAGTTGCAGTGATATCCACAGATTGTGAGCAACAGAACCACGGCAAGGTCCTTCCTATGTCTGTTGAAAAATATTGGTGGAGTTGGACTCCTTGTCCTAATCTAGGACAGTTCTAACAGGGGTACGGCTTACTCTCAACGGTACCCATCCTGGAAAGGAGCAATGTAACACAAACCACTCAAATACTAAAAGAATATGAAGTGTAAAACAAGTACTCACCGCTGTTTTCCTGGTACGAGATGATCCAGAGACGTTTGTGACATAATTTAATGGAGCGGCGATCGTAGAATAAATGGTCCATGTCTTACAAACGGTCACTTCCCAAATGGTCCCACCAATGTTGGCTTTTGGTGGTGACGGAACACGCTtaacaaaactatttttatatttttttaaatcaaccaAATGCTCAAAAAATAGAAAGTATACTCACCGAGTACGTTGTGTAATATTTCAGCCAATTCCAATcattaaaacacagaaacaccATCTCATAAACGACTTCTCATGAGCAATAGGCCCACTTAAAGGACATTAAATTACTAATGCTTTTAGTAAATAACCGTTTTATTGACATTCATGCATTTTGAAACCGCGTTCTTGAACGTTCCGTATTGACAATAATAGTGAGTTAAAGCAGATAGGAGCACAGCTTGATACCATAatgctttatgatgtcataacaataaataaaaatacaatgaaacatgaaaatagttaaaggtaataataatattttgagcAAAACCAACTCTTAGTTCGGTCCTTTTTCCCCCGACTTACATTTGATCCTTCAAAGAGCaaacatttccataaaatgttactttaaacACCAGCCAAAATTCTTTTCTACTGAATAAACACCTCGTTTTGTGATAGATTTCCATATTGTAAGGTATgacaattaaaacaaacaatctACAACCATTTTTGcagaatttatataaatatgatctAAATTTCATACTTACTGGCAGAAGAAAACCTACCCGTTTTTGGAGtttctatatatgtattgtCCACTTTGAAAGCCCACCGCCCGGGGACGTTGACGTTACTTGTCGATGCAAGGTTAATGATGGCCGAGGTCAGAGACCCTGGGATTTTATAGTAATCGAATCCTGTTCCAGTGTTTATCCCAGCCTGCGGAAACAGAAAAATGTCGCTAGAACGCCGACATACATTCAAAATGCGTAAAGAGGAAGCAAACCCATAAATGAATCCATTTAGCGTCTTACGaccatcttctatcttctcgtTATGGAATCCACCGACGTCATTTTATGGCctccatttcccatgatcccccagtaaactattttttagaaCCCagaaagaaagttataaaatgcTTCCCGGTGTGCTTAtggatgtttatttaaaaattagaaGGAGGCAAGGAGTTGAATAGAGAAGTCTATGGTGAGAGGTTGATGAAGCTCCTAAGGTCTCTCAATACCCTCGAGTCTGCAAAGAAGTTTAGAATCATCTAAATTCAGGTAATTACCCACAAAAATGTCTGCTTACCAATGCCGGTGTCCCTCCAAGTCCATTTGTACCCCCGCTGGATCTGCCTGTTGTCCAGCTGATGGTCCGATAGTTGAACAGAACATACGTGGCAGACCCTCCGGTGATCAAGACAACTTGGAAGGTGTTTGTCTTTTGCTGAAGAAAAGCCAACAGTGAGTGAACGGCAGCTCTCCCGCTATTTATGagatatctatacatatatgtcATTAAGTAGAGGTTATACCATGCCAGATTCAGATCCATAATACGCCACTTCATGCCACGTTGCCACAAATAGCCATTCAGCTACAAAGCTTGTGTTGTTGAAGTAGGTTCTGACGTCAGAATTTGCCCGTGCCAAGAGTTCCCCGTTTGTGGTTTGACGGTAGTAGACTTGTCCCGCTATTTCTGCGTTCACGTCAGCCCAGAAAGGTGCTATAATTGGATTTGTAGAATTAAAGGGAATATTGCTGGGTGTAAATTGGCCAATGGGTGCGCTGAACGACAGCAAACCATTATTATTCACCTGTTGGGGCAGAAAAACATCAATCATTTAAGTCGGCGTAAAATACGAGTGAAACAAGAAAAACAGgctatgccaaaaaaaaaacccatcaatAATCACAAATTTCttccaggggaaaaaaacaaaacaatttaatcTCATTGTCATTTCCTTAAGACTGACTGAACTCTAGATACTTCAGTTTGAGTTTTCacctggttttatttcttctatatATTTACAAGGGAGAGCCAAAAGTGTAAATTCTACAGAAATTCTGATAGTACGACGCGATGGAGCCATAAGTGGACGCCTCATGTAGGGTGAACCAAGAACTGAACTTTCCTAGATATACGCAGTTCTAAACGTTGTATATATTCGAAGAATtacataaaacaccatattatgcttttattaacaatatattCTGTGTGGATGCGATGTATCCGGCacattttcttaattaaaaGAGCTCTGTTCTACTCACATACAAAAGAGAGTATTTTTTGCCAAACAGTGGTATCTGGGTGGAAAGTGTTATGTTTGGTGATGAGCTGTCATCGCCTCTTGGATTGGGGGTATCGAGCGCCAATCCGTATGGGTAGAGAAGGTCTGAGAACAGAAAATGATCCAATACCAATTAAATCCATCTTAATGTAGAACGGTCATAAAAAGGTCTACCCACCAGACCAACTCAGGAGAAACGTATGTTAATTTACCtgatttgtatatttgtgtgaCAAGTACCGACGTTgtggttgttgttgttgttgttaatatatttgtttcaatAGTCGCACTTGGTGCAGAATCTGATGTAGTTGCAGAATCTGATGTAGTTGCAGAATCTGATGTAGTTGTAGTTGTAGTTGTAGCTGTGTTTGTAGTTGTAGTTATAGCTGTAGTTGTCGGCTTCAAGAAATCTGGAGAAGAAGGTAAAAGGTATAGCATTTAATTATAATTCGTTTTTAGAAATAATGTTACAATAAGTGCTAATCATTCCGTACGCAAATAACATTAAAccttgtgaattaaaaaaaaaatatataccttttgGATTTTTTGTGGAAGAGCTTGTAGTTGTTGTCACTTGGTCCATGGTTGTCGCCACTTCATCAACAGGTACAGAGGAAGCGTTTCGATATGCTGATGTTGAATAGGCTGTGGTCTCCATATAAGTTACTTGATAATATGGATTGTATGAAGTACCAGAAGATGCTGTTTCCAGCAGGCCAGCGTTTGTTGTGGGTTGTTGAAGGGTTGACTGGTTTGGTTCCACTGGAACTTCTGATGTTTCTCCTGCAGAAGAACTTGCTTCAGAGACCATCTCAGATGTGTCAGTTACAGACATGGTGGTGGGCTCGGAATATGTCTGTGGACTGTCTGTATCTTTTATCGTTGTTGTTGTTTCTTGTGTTGATACTTCATAAAAAAATCCAGAGGAAGTGTTTTGATATTCTGATGTTGCATAATTTGTCATCTCTTGAGTAGTGGCTTCATGATCTGGATTGTACAGAGTACTCGTAGAAGCTGTTTCCAGTTGGTCTGCGTCTGTTGTTAATTGATTAAAGGTTGTATGGTTTGGTTCTGTTGAAATCTCTGTCCTTCCTTCTACAGACTCACTTGTTTCAGAGGCCATCTCTGGTACATGAGTTACAGACATTGTCATCAGTTCAGAAGATGGAGTGACTGTTCCTACTGAAGCCGTTGTTTCTTGGTCTAAGTCCATGGTTGTCGATACTTCATTAACAGGTACAGAGGAAGTGTCTGGATATGCTGATGTTGAATAGTCTGTGGTCTCCCTATAAGTTACTGAATAATATGGATTGTTTGAAGTACCAGAAGATGCTGTTTCCAACAGGCCAGCGTTTGTTGTGGGTTGTTGAAGGGTTGACCGGTTTGGTTCCACTGGAACTTCTGATGTTTCTCCTGCAGAAGAACTTGCTTCAGAGACCATCTCAGATGTGTCAGTTACAGACATGGTGGTGGGCTCAGAATATGTCTGTGGACTTTCTGTATCTTTTATCGTTGTTGTTGCTTCTTGTGTTGATACTTCATAAAAAAATCCAGAGGAAGTGTTTTGATATTCTGATGTTGCATAATGTGTCATCTCTTGAGTAGTGGCTTCATGTTCTGGATTGTACAGAGTACTAGTAGAAGTTGTTTCCAGTTGGTCTGGGTCTGTTGTGGGTTCTTTAAATGTTGTATGGTTTGGTTCAGCTGAAATCTCTGTCCTGCCTTCTACAGACTCACTTGTTTCAGAGGCCATCTCCGGTACATGAGTTACAGACATTGTCATCAGTTCAGAAGATGGAGTGAATGTCCCTATTGAACCCGTTGTCTCTTGATCTAAGTCCACGGTTGTCGAGACTTCATTAACAGGTACAGAGGAAGTGTCTGGATATGCTGATGTTGAATAGTCTGTGGTCTGCCTATAAGTTACTTGATAATATGGATTGTATGAAGTACCAGAAGATGATGTTTCCAGCAGGCCAGCGCTTGGCTCCACTGGAACTTCTGATGTGTCTCCTGCAGAAGAACTTGCTTCAGAAACCATCTCAGATGTGTCAGTTACAGACATGGTTGTTGGTTCAGAATCTGTCTGTGGGCTGTCTGTTTCCTTTGACGTTATTGTATCTTGTCCTGTATCCATGGAAGTTGGAGCTTCATTAACAGATCCAGAAAAAAGACTTGTGGATTCCATTTTGGA
This window of the Spea bombifrons isolate aSpeBom1 chromosome 12, aSpeBom1.2.pri, whole genome shotgun sequence genome carries:
- the LOC128469749 gene encoding mucin-5AC-like, yielding MSEQNKTTVTQSTTDSGLLDTASASTLYNPEHEVTNREMTDYSKMESTSLFSGSVNEAPTSMDTGQDTITSKETDSPQTDSEPTTMSVTDTSEMVSEASSSAGDTSEVPVEPSAGLLETSSSGTSYNPYYQVTYRQTTDYSTSAYPDTSSVPVNEVSTTVDLDQETTGSIGTFTPSSELMTMSVTHVPEMASETSESVEGRTEISAEPNHTTFKEPTTDPDQLETTSTSTLYNPEHEATTQEMTHYATSEYQNTSSGFFYEVSTQEATTTIKDTESPQTYSEPTTMSVTDTSEMVSEASSSAGETSEVPVEPNRSTLQQPTTNAGLLETASSGTSNNPYYSVTYRETTDYSTSAYPDTSSVPVNEVSTTMDLDQETTASVGTVTPSSELMTMSVTHVPEMASETSESVEGRTEISTEPNHTTFNQLTTDADQLETASTSTLYNPDHEATTQEMTNYATSEYQNTSSGFFYEVSTQETTTTIKDTDSPQTYSEPTTMSVTDTSEMVSEASSSAGETSEVPVEPNQSTLQQPTTNAGLLETASSGTSYNPYYQVTYMETTAYSTSAYRNASSVPVDEVATTMDQVTTTTSSSTKNPKDFLKPTTTAITTTTNTATTTTTTTSDSATTSDSATTSDSAPSATIETNILTTTTTTTTSVLVTQIYKSDLLYPYGLALDTPNPRGDDSSSPNITLSTQIPLFGKKYSLLYVNNNGLLSFSAPIGQFTPSNIPFNSTNPIIAPFWADVNAEIAGQVYYRQTTNGELLARANSDVRTYFNNTSFVAEWLFVATWHEVAYYGSESGMQKTNTFQVVLITGGSATYVLFNYRTISWTTGRSSGGTNGLGGTPALAGINTGTGFDYYKIPGSLTSAIINLASTSNVNVPGRWAFKVDNTYIETPKTGRFSSASKYEI